A single Gemmatimonadota bacterium DNA region contains:
- a CDS encoding 3-hydroxyacyl-CoA dehydrogenase (Converts (S)-3-hydroxyactk-CoA to 3-oxoayl-CoA), translated as MKKLSIKTVAVVGTGVIGRSWIQVFARAGCTVRVFDSNPEMIASAMAWFRQDLKSLRARGAIKKKEAKARWDRVTVAEHLAAALKGVGYVQESGPERLDLKQEMYRELDRYAPAKAILGSSTSAMDMTAIAEGVPGARRCIVAHPVNPPHVVPAVEILGGAATEKKVVTRTIKFMAEVGQTPILMKKFVGGFVLNRMQAALVREAVDLVASGVCDVRAVDDAIRDGLGLRWALMGPCGVANTNADEGIRQYFTKYGSAYQGIWASLNTNVQFDDGLIDRLGRETDSVMNATLPAQREWRDRLVLGIRELKAATPLAAKRKQQR; from the coding sequence ATGAAGAAACTAAGCATCAAGACTGTCGCGGTCGTCGGCACCGGTGTCATCGGCCGGAGTTGGATCCAGGTGTTTGCCCGGGCCGGCTGCACGGTCCGGGTGTTCGATTCCAACCCGGAGATGATCGCGTCGGCCATGGCCTGGTTCCGCCAGGATCTCAAGTCGCTCCGGGCGCGGGGGGCCATCAAAAAGAAGGAAGCCAAGGCCCGCTGGGATCGGGTCACCGTGGCCGAGCACCTCGCGGCGGCGTTGAAAGGGGTTGGCTATGTCCAGGAGAGCGGCCCGGAGCGGCTCGATCTGAAGCAGGAGATGTATCGCGAGTTGGACCGATATGCCCCGGCCAAGGCCATCCTGGGTAGCAGCACGTCAGCCATGGATATGACGGCCATTGCCGAGGGTGTACCGGGGGCCCGTCGCTGCATCGTGGCGCATCCGGTCAATCCTCCCCACGTGGTGCCGGCGGTGGAAATCCTGGGTGGTGCGGCCACTGAGAAGAAAGTGGTGACCCGGACCATCAAGTTCATGGCTGAGGTGGGGCAGACCCCCATCCTGATGAAGAAGTTCGTCGGTGGCTTCGTTCTGAATCGGATGCAGGCGGCCCTGGTCCGCGAAGCCGTCGATTTGGTGGCCTCGGGCGTGTGTGATGTCCGGGCCGTCGATGATGCCATCCGTGATGGACTGGGGCTCCGCTGGGCGCTGATGGGCCCGTGCGGGGTGGCCAATACCAATGCGGATGAAGGCATCCGGCAGTACTTCACCAAGTACGGGAGTGCCTACCAGGGCATTTGGGCTTCGCTCAATACCAACGTTCAGTTCGACGACGGGCTGATCGACCGGCTGGGTAGGGAAACGGACTCGGTGATGAACGCGACGCTCCCCGCCCAACGCGAGTGGCGGGATCGGCTCGTGCTCGGCATTCGGGAACTCAAAGCCGCGACGCCGCTTGCGGCCAAACGCAAGCAGCAACGGTAA
- a CDS encoding 3-keto-5-aminohexanoate cleavage protein, translated as MANKFDYLWRYADAYEYMERVGKMPPVIIVCACNGGVQGKEANENLPETADEIADSVLGAYQAGATMVHVHARDPKNHTRPATTTETWHDVNQKIRERCPDIIINNTTGGGPNMTMEERLRCLPARPEVASLNLTPDMSKFKMAARKAPLPFPREEQEFDECLPFTYGLVNRFAAEMKKYGVKPEMETYHTGGGWVMRDLIKNGVVEAPYWIQTVMGYQTASWPTFENVVHLVREMPENTLWLTSGVGPNQLPITTFAMLLGGHVRVGLEDNVYFRRGEKARSNTQLVERAARLANELNRGVATAAQARQMLGLSATPTKY; from the coding sequence ATGGCAAACAAATTCGACTACCTCTGGCGCTACGCCGACGCGTACGAATACATGGAGCGGGTCGGCAAGATGCCGCCGGTCATCATCGTCTGCGCCTGCAACGGGGGTGTTCAGGGCAAAGAAGCCAACGAGAACCTGCCCGAGACGGCCGACGAAATCGCCGACTCGGTCTTGGGGGCCTATCAAGCCGGCGCGACGATGGTTCATGTCCATGCCCGCGACCCAAAGAACCACACCCGGCCGGCCACCACGACCGAGACGTGGCATGACGTGAACCAGAAGATTCGGGAGCGGTGCCCCGACATCATCATCAACAATACGACGGGCGGCGGGCCCAACATGACGATGGAGGAGCGGCTCCGGTGCCTGCCGGCGCGCCCGGAAGTGGCCTCGCTCAACCTGACGCCCGATATGAGCAAGTTCAAGATGGCGGCCCGGAAAGCCCCGTTGCCATTTCCGCGGGAGGAGCAAGAGTTCGACGAGTGTTTGCCGTTCACGTACGGGTTGGTCAATCGGTTTGCCGCCGAGATGAAGAAGTACGGCGTCAAGCCGGAGATGGAGACCTATCATACGGGCGGTGGCTGGGTCATGCGGGACCTGATCAAGAACGGCGTCGTCGAGGCGCCCTACTGGATCCAGACCGTCATGGGCTATCAGACCGCCAGTTGGCCCACGTTTGAGAATGTGGTCCACTTGGTCCGCGAGATGCCGGAGAACACGCTATGGCTGACATCGGGGGTCGGGCCGAACCAACTCCCAATCACCACATTCGCGATGCTCCTGGGCGGGCACGTCCGGGTCGGACTCGAGGACAATGTCTACTTCCGCCGCGGCGAGAAGGCGCGGAGCAACACCCAACTGGTCGAACGCGCCGCTCGGCTCGCCAACGAGCTCAACCGCGGGGTGGCAACTGCGGCGCAGGCCCGCCAGATGCTTGGTCTTTCGGCGACGCCGACCAAGTATTGA